In a genomic window of Roseiflexus castenholzii DSM 13941:
- a CDS encoding putative glycoside hydrolase produces MDTHIGQHAQWRVLLSILLAAACIASCAAPASSAPADPVRVQEAYFYKPPKDGTTAEALAARADLIILTRTDEPFRDAVRRAGYAGVILQYMLAAEVSGPVDAVRADAPCNSEHRPWRNQAAFRVGEFCNLIHPNDDWFLHNEKGERLYTNWPGHTGYFYHMNPASPGWRAFLVARLRQALEGDDQEPALGYDGVFLDNVALTLWKLRRQVNNSDGAVREFGSDEAYRTAWVALLTDVSNALRPARPVWANLIAESAPGSGWDEYLPYLDGVMVEAFATGWRGSVAPSEWERGLVQAEEVLRHEKGYLAVVQAKDQTLLPFALASYLLITDGRRAFFRYVERGDYAIFPHYPLLDTSLGAPRGPRYRQDDGTWRRDFARGYVIADPVTQQAQIVVEGREGAE; encoded by the coding sequence ATGGACACACATATTGGACAGCATGCGCAATGGCGCGTTCTTTTGAGCATCCTCCTGGCTGCGGCATGCATCGCGTCGTGCGCTGCACCGGCCAGTTCAGCGCCAGCAGATCCGGTGCGCGTCCAGGAAGCCTACTTCTACAAGCCACCGAAGGATGGGACGACCGCCGAGGCGCTGGCAGCGCGCGCCGACCTGATCATCCTGACGCGCACCGATGAGCCGTTTCGCGATGCGGTCCGGCGCGCAGGCTATGCTGGCGTTATTTTGCAGTATATGCTGGCGGCTGAGGTGAGCGGGCCGGTTGATGCAGTACGCGCCGACGCTCCCTGTAACTCGGAGCACCGTCCGTGGCGCAATCAGGCGGCGTTTCGCGTCGGCGAGTTCTGCAACCTGATTCATCCCAATGACGACTGGTTTCTGCACAACGAGAAGGGAGAACGTCTCTACACCAACTGGCCCGGTCACACCGGATATTTTTACCACATGAATCCTGCCAGTCCGGGATGGCGCGCATTTCTGGTCGCCCGTCTGCGCCAGGCACTTGAAGGAGACGATCAGGAACCTGCGTTGGGGTACGACGGCGTCTTCCTGGATAATGTGGCGCTGACCCTGTGGAAACTGCGCCGGCAGGTGAACAACAGCGATGGCGCCGTGCGCGAATTCGGCTCGGATGAGGCGTATCGAACCGCGTGGGTCGCGCTGCTTACCGATGTCTCCAATGCGCTGCGCCCTGCCCGGCCCGTCTGGGCGAACCTGATTGCCGAATCCGCGCCGGGTAGCGGATGGGACGAGTATCTGCCATACCTTGATGGCGTCATGGTGGAGGCCTTCGCCACCGGTTGGCGCGGCAGCGTTGCGCCGTCCGAATGGGAGCGCGGGCTGGTGCAGGCTGAGGAGGTGCTGCGCCACGAAAAGGGATATCTGGCGGTGGTTCAGGCAAAAGACCAGACGTTGCTTCCTTTTGCGCTGGCATCATACCTGTTGATCACCGACGGTCGTCGCGCCTTCTTCCGCTATGTCGAACGCGGCGATTACGCGATCTTTCCGCACTACCCCCTGCTCGACACGTCGCTGGGCGCGCCAAGAGGGCCGCGCTACCGCCAGGACGATGGAACCTGGCGGCGCGATTTTGCGCGCGGGTACGTCATTGCCGATCCCGTAACCCAACAGGCGCAGATTGTTGTTGAGGGACGCGAAGGCGCTGAGTAG